In Dyadobacter sp. CECT 9275, the following proteins share a genomic window:
- a CDS encoding TetR/AcrR family transcriptional regulator yields the protein MKCINQSSEEKLKDAAKSVFLKKGFTGTTARDIADAAGMNIALTNYYFRSKEKLFIEIFKDLFSIYCTNTLKIIDQPISLKEKIIEIIEEDYRMMRQEPTLVLFIMNEIHRDCENLLSEISMYKELLSRKLIGLIQEEVKRGGIRNIEPEHLMPIILGSIQFIFVGKKMHMKMHNMSESEFYEYTETHKNHVIGMVTNYLFNS from the coding sequence AGCTTAAGGACGCAGCGAAGTCTGTTTTTCTTAAGAAAGGATTTACCGGCACAACGGCCAGGGATATTGCCGATGCTGCAGGAATGAACATTGCCCTCACCAATTACTATTTCAGAAGTAAGGAAAAGCTGTTTATTGAAATATTCAAGGACCTGTTTTCCATATACTGCACTAACACCCTCAAAATCATAGACCAGCCGATCAGTCTGAAGGAAAAAATAATAGAAATCATTGAAGAGGATTATCGGATGATGCGGCAGGAACCTACCCTGGTATTGTTCATTATGAACGAAATCCATAGGGACTGCGAAAATCTTCTGTCAGAAATATCCATGTACAAGGAGCTCCTGAGCAGGAAACTGATCGGGCTTATACAGGAAGAGGTGAAGCGTGGAGGCATACGGAATATCGAACCCGAGCATCTGATGCCGATCATTCTGGGGAGTATCCAGTTTATTTTTGTCGGCAAGAAAATGCACATGAAAATGCATAACATGTCTGAATCCGAATTTTACGAATATACCGAAACACATAAAAACCATGTTATCGGGATGGTTACCAATTATTTGTTCAATTCTTGA